The sequence TTTAAAACTACATGGGAGGATTTGAAACACAGGATTATTGAAGAGTATTGTCCTTATAATGAGATTGTTAAGATGGAGCGGGAACTCCAGAACTTGAAATTGGTTGGTACTGATTTAGCCAGCTATAATAGGAGATTCTTTGAGCTTGTTCTTATGTGTCCGAACATGGTTACTCCTGAACACCGAATGATCACTTTGTATGTGAAAGGGTTAACTGAGAACATCCAGGGCGGTGTGACTACTTCAAAGTTAAGGACTGTTCAAGAGGCCGTTGAGATGGCTCATGAGTTAATGGATCAAATTGAACTGCGAGGAAAGGATCCTGCATTAGGTGAGACTAAGGCTTTTGacaacaagagaaagtggaataacaacaataactctagaAAGACCTACAACCAGCAGCCTTACAAGAAATAGGATATAACTAGGGGAACACTGCTACCCCAAATACCAACTCTGGATATAAGAGGAAGTTTCCCTTGTGTGCTAAATGCAATAGGCATCACCCAGGAAACTGCATGAAGGTGTGTGATAAGTGTGAGAAGAATGGACACTTGGCCGCGAAGTGTAAATCTGGGCCtaatgtttgttatggatgtgggaaaactGGTCATTTCAGAAAGGATTGTCCGACTGCAAATAAGAATCTTGAACATGCTAGAGGAAGAGCTTTCAAAATCAACTccagtgaagctcgtgatgatcttaagttagtcacgggtacgtttttacTCGACAACCATCATGCTCATGTAGTTTTTGATTCTGGAGCTGATAGGAGTTTTAtgtctagagatttttgccataatcttaagaatcCCGTATCATCATTAGAAAacttgtactctatagaactagggaatgcTAATCTAATGAGAGCTGATAAGGCTTATCGCGATTGTACTTTGATTTTGGCTGGAACGTCTTTTAGAATAGATGTGATACCAATTaagctgggaagttttgaccttgtggttggaatggactggttagctaagAATAGAGCCGACATTGTTTGTTACCAGAAAGCGATGCGCATTCCTGTTGCCGAAGATGAACCTTTGATAGTGTATGGAGGTGCAGAAGTACATAAGAAATGGTTGTCTTGCTATGTTGGTTCACGTGAGCAAAACTGAACCTGAAACCCAGAAACTCGAAGTTGTACCGATTgttagagactttcccgatgtTTTTCCGAATGAGTTACCCAGATTGCCACCGCATAGACATGTAGAATTTCAGATCGACTTAATGCCTGGAGCGGCACCTGTAGCGCACgtaccatatagacttgcaccttcagaattgcAAGAGATGTCTAGTTAGTTACAAAAGCTTTTAGAAAAAGGATTCATTCGACCAAATTCTTCACATGGGGAGCTCCGGTCCTTTTTGTTAAGAAACAGAACGGATCGATGAGACTTTGTATCGATTACAGGGAACTGAACAAGCTGTCTATCAAGAACAAATATCCGTTACCGAGGATCGATGATTTGTTTAAGCAATTGCAAGGAtcaggatgttactctaagatagatctgaggtcaggttatcatcagatgAGATTAAAGGAgatagatataccgaagacagtgtTTATTAGAACATGCTACggacatcatgaatttacagtaatgccgtttggattgacgaatgcaccggtagtgttcatggatctcatgaaccgtgtgtgtaagccatatcttgaCATGTatgttattgtgtttattgatgatattctggtatactcTAAGGACAAGAAGGAACACGAACAACATATCGGTTTGCTacttgagatgctcaggaaggagcagttgtacgtgaaatttttgaagtgtgatttctggcaGCAAGAAGTTCattttttgggtcatatcgtagctatcaatggtattcaagttgatcttgCGAAGATAGAAACGGTTAAGAAATGGGAGACGCCTAAGTCGCCAATGCAGATTCAGTAATTCTTAGGTCtcgctggttattataggagattcattgagggattttctactattacccaaccgttaacagcattgactcacaagggtaagaattatgagtggactgagcaacatgagtctgcatttcagttgttaaaacagAAATTGACTACTCCTCCGATTTGATCTTTACCCGGAGGGAATGAAGATTTCGTGATTTACTGTGATGCGTCACGATAGGGTTTTGGTTGTgtgttgatgcaatgaaagaaagtgatTACCTTTAGATCACGACAACTGAAGGTACATAAACTGAATTACACTACACATGACTTGGAACTTGGtgttgtggtctttgcactgaagaggtggagacactacttgtatggtactaaatttactgttttcaccgatcacaagagcttgcAGCATATCTTCagccagaaacagctcaacatgaggcagagacgttgggtagaactaatgaacgactacgactgtgagattcgttatcatcctggcaaggaaaatgttgtagcagatgccttgagtaggaaagagcaggctaaacctctccgagttagagcGCTGAACATGACTGTCTGAACAAACCTTACTTCTCATATGCGCGATGCACAATTTGAGGCATTGAAAGAAGGGAACATTGCTACTGAGTCACTTAGAAGACTGGATAATAAATTTGTCATCTGAGAAGATAGAACCCGATACTTCATAGGCagaatttgggtaccgaaatttggTGGATTAAGGGAAttagtgctagatgaggcacacaagacaagataTTCTATTCACTCTGGATCcgaaaagatgtatcaagatcttaaggcactgtattggtggcctaatatgaaagccgatattgctacctatgttgaTAAGTGCTAGAAATGTGCTaaagtcaaggcagaacatcaaaaaccgtcaggACTGCTGATACAGCCGGAGATTCCCTAGGGGAAATGGGAATGCATtgcaatggacttcattactaagttatccAATATAGTGGGAgattatgatacgatttgggttattgttgatagtctcactaagtcagctcattttataccgattaaggaaacggataagatggagaagttggcacaaatTTACATCAAAGAAGTAGTTTTTCGACATGGAGTTCCGATATCCATTATTTCTGACAGAGACAGCAGATTTATATCTAAATTATGGAAAACATTGCAGGATGCAATGGGAACCTGTCTAGACATGAGCACAgagtatcacccacaaactgatggccaaAGGGATAGAACCAtctaaacattagaagacatgctaagagcatgtgttattgatttcaaaaatggATGGGATAAACATCTACTACTGGCTGAATTCTCCtgcaacaacagttaccacgctaGCATAAAGGTcgtgccttttgaagcactttacggcagaaagtgtagatctcccgtatgTTGGACTGAAATAGGGGATAGTCAACTGACTGGTCCTGAGATTatacatgaaacaactgagaagattttaCAGATATAAGAGAGACTAAAAACGGCTTGAAGCCgttaaaagagttatgccgacattagAAGGCGAGATTTGGAATTTCAAGTTGGGGACAAAGTCATGCTCAAGGTATCACCCTGGAGGGGTGTAGTGCGTTTTGGTAAACGAGGCAAGATAagtccaagatatattggaccatttgagattaccgaaagaattggaccggtagcgtatagaCTGAAACTACCACAAGAATTCAGCGAGATTCATGACACTTTTCATGTTTCTActttgaagaaatgcttatcagaCGAAACTCTAGTGATTCCTTTGGAGGAAATACAAGTGGATTCCAAGCTTCATTttgttgaagaacctgttgagattatggaccgtgaggtcaggcAGTTAAAGCAAAACAGATTTCCGATAGTCATAGTTCGATGGAATGCCTGTAGAGGACCaaaattcacgtgggagcgtgaagaccggatgagacaaaagtatccgcaactgtt comes from Rutidosis leptorrhynchoides isolate AG116_Rl617_1_P2 chromosome 4, CSIRO_AGI_Rlap_v1, whole genome shotgun sequence and encodes:
- the LOC139841724 gene encoding uncharacterized protein, producing MKVCDKCEKNGHLAAKCKSGPNVCYGCGKTGHFRKDCPTANKNLEHARGRAFKINSSEARDDLKLVTGTFLLDNHHAHVVFDSGADRSFMSRDFCHNLKNPVSSLENLYSIELGNANLMRADKAYRDCTLILAGTSFRIDVIPIKLGSFDLVVGMDWLAKNRADIVCYQKAMRIPVAEDEPLIVYGGAEKLEVVPIVRDFPDVFPNELPRLPPHRHVEFQIDLMPGAAPVAHVPYRLAPSELQEMSS